The sequence GATAAGCATCCAACTCATAAACTTCAAATGAATCACCATGATCATCACCTTCATCTAATCGGTCTGGAAAATCCCACAGATGACGGTGATGTACCTTTCGAACCACTTTCCAATGTTGACCCATCTTGTAATCATCCACGTAAAACACTTGTTTAGCTTGTGAGGTAACGACAAAAGGGTCGTTCTTATACTAATATGAAGTGACATTAATGCTTGTGATTTGAAACTCTgtgatcatctttttctttttcacattcgTGTCAAACCATGCACATCTAAAAAGTACAACAGAGTGTTTGGACCTATAGTCTAACACAAGAATGTCTTCTATTACCCCATAAAAGTCACAAGATTCATCATCATGATCACCTACAAcccaaattccacaattttgagTGACACGCCTATCATCACGAACTTTTGTGCGATATCAAACTCCATTTACTACACATCCACTATATGATCTTATTCCATAATCAGGACCACATGCTAGTGAGTACAACTCATCAGTTACCATTGGATATTTACATCTACTGAAATATTTTATctgtgaaaatataattttaattaattaacaatacttACATATCAAGCTGGAATTTTACCTTtcataactaaaaaatacataCACGTTGTTCAAACCATTGtggaaattccttttcttgtacCTGCAGAATACTTGTGACACCCCTGTTTTGCAATAGTTTGGTGTGCTCActgtaaaaatgtaatttaattagaagtatagatttataatttacttattttgaacttcaactaataatttataagtTTTGGTTCTTACTTAAAATATGGCTGCAACTCACAGCAATTGTAAAGGATGTACCAATGAGCTTTTTTATAATCATCATCTTTCAGTTCAACAAATTGAGGTTTCCCCAACAATTTCACAGGTTGAGTGAATACTGACAAAGTCGAAGCAATCTGATTCTCACCATCTTTATTACGTTCTGGCCGATTGAATCGAGTTTCAATACCATGAAGATACATTGAACAATAAGTTAATGCCTCATTGACAACATAACCCTCTGCTATTGAACCTTCTGGATGAGCTTTATTTctcatatattttttcaatgttcccaaagctttaataatgaatgaaaaatatcataaaaaaaaagtaaaaacataaaaaattaaaagaatgtaaattgattgatcaactttaataaccAAAGGTTTTACCTTTCAAAAGGATACATCCAACGAGTATGTATTGGTCCTGCCATTTTTGCCTCATATGGTAGGTGAACTGCTAGATGAACCATGATATCAAAAAAGGCTGGAGGGAATATTCTTTCCAATTTACACAATGTAAGTATTATCCCCtcttgtaacatatccaagtcTGAAACAGATAGAGTTCGTGCACAAAGTTTTTGGAAGAACATGCACATTTCAATAATTGTTCCACAAACCTCTTTCTTAATGTAAGGTCTTATACCCACAGGAAAAAGTTGTTGCAAAAGAACATGACTATCATGAGTTTTCAAACCTGATATCTTACCATCCTTAATGTTCatattctttgaaatattagcagcatagccatctggaaatttgacagatttaaaaaacttacaaaactcatgtttttcatcccttgttaatgaaaaacatgccaaaggtttcaaaactttaccgccagtttcttgtaaatgcaattctttttgaattttcagaTCCTTTAAATCCATACGTGCCTTGTCAGTATCCTTCGACTTACCTTTGATGTCCAACATTGTTCCAACtatattataacaaatttttttctcaatatgcatcacatccaaattgtgctaaaattttaatttagaccaatattctagttcaaaaaatatgcttttccttGTCCAATTTAATTCACAGGCAGCacgttttctctttttatccaCATTGTTAGGATGTTTCCCCGGTCTGCTGTCAATTGTCCTATCTAACTGTTGTAATATTTCAGCTCCTAAAAACTGCCTTGGAGCTAACCTTCGTTCAGGCTTTCCATCATATTGTCGATTATTTCTCCATGCATGATTTATGGATAAATATCGACGATGTCCCATGTAACAAATCTTACTTTTTAAAGCTTGGGAAGAAGTATCTTCATTACAAGTTGGACATGCTTTGTATCCTTTGATACTCCATCTAGAAAGTGTTCCATATGCTGGAAAGTCATGTATTGTCCACAACACTGCTACATGCATTGTAAACCTCTCCTTTTTAGAGATGTCATAAGTGGTGACACCATTTGTCCATAGATCTTTCAATTCATCAATCATAGGCCGTAAGTACACATCAATGTCTTTTCCAGGTGTCGTTGGGCCTGGTATTAATAGTGACATCATCGAAAAAGTCTCTTTCATGCACTTCCAAGGTGGCAGGTTATAAGGCACTAACATCACTGGCCACATGCTATACGAAGTACTCATGTTACTAAAAGGATTAAATCCATCAGTGGTAGCACCTAGCCGGACATTACGAGGATCCATAGCAAATATCGGATATTGTTCATCAAAGTGCTTCCATGCTTCTCCATATGCTGGATGCCTCAATACTCCATTTGTGTTAGGACGCTTCTCTTTGGGCCATCTCATATCAATAGCGGTATGGCGAGATGTGAATAATCTTTGCAATCTTGGAGTGATAGGAAAATATCGAAGCACCTTTTGAGGGATCCTTTTCCCCTCAGTACTTTGAAATTTGTATCTCGGTTCAGCACATATTGGACATTTATCCAATTCAGCTGATTCTTTCCAAAACAATGCACAATCCCATTTACAAGCATGAATCGTTTCATATCCTAATCCAAGTGCATGAAGTGTACATTTTGCCTTGTAGTAAGACTTTGGCAATTTAGTACCCTCTGGAAGTGCTTCCTTGAGAAGTTCAAGCAACATACTAAATGACTTGTTACTCCAATGGTTTAAAGCTTTTATATGCATTAACCTGACCAAAAAGGTCAATGCAGAGAACTTTGTACACCCTGGATATAACTTGCTTTCAACTTCAACAAATAATCCtgaaaattctttatttctatGATCTTGATCTCCAATGTGACCTTCATATGCATCTACATCAATATCCATGTCACTTGCAGCATCTTGCAATGCTACCAtcatatcatcattatcatcttcttccCTATCATGTTCAACagcttcatcatcttcctcaaaacccatttcaataCCTTGAAAATTCAATGCCTCTCCATGATAAATCCAATTGTGATAATCTGGTGAAAATCCTTTCACCCATAAATGTCGTTCAACTACACTTATATCTTGGAAATACACATTCCGACAATATCGACAAGGACATCTAGTCCTATTATCTTCATCTAAATGATGTTTAGCCAattcaataaatgatttaaCACCATTTGTGTATTCATCTGACAGCTTATCATGAcaccatatccattttttttccataacttCCTAGAAGAAACCAATAGTATAGTTATAAGGATATAATATATCAAGCACTTAAAATAACTTAACTTGTACAATATTGAAGCTAAAATGGGTTTAAGTGTCTCAATACACAGCAAGATAGCATTAAAGgataggaaattaaaagaataataagctAGTTAAATAGCAAAAGGAGAACATATATTGCaatattcatatactcaaaGAGATGAAatggtctatttaaaaaaaaaaacaacaaaaagaacaatgataggtatactaagcattattcattccactaatatttgtttttggagtatattCATAGCCATCTAGAATTACCATTGATAATCAACTTCACTTTatcataataaagataaaacttcAATGACCTTGTGTCCAGTGTGTTTTCTTATAGCATGATCCTTTTTAAAGGTGACAGCAAGGTAGTGGAAGTACAATGTCCGGAgctgctaatatatatttatgtgttacataaaaattatatgtatgtagatatactttcttgaaaaaaataagaatagaaaTTTCCAACTTACTAGGCATTAAGTTATGGCTAAACTGTGTGATATAGAGTTATCttgtaacataatattttaaatagaatgtgGACAATGTTATTATGTTTCTATGATGACTTGGTttacaagctgatttggagtttggcAAGTATCCCTACATTTGGTTATTTCAATTGCTCTGCCACATGATTTTTGGGCTCAAGTTCGTGTAGATGCactacttttattgtttttgccaaaataataaattagatttTTCAATCTTATTGGAGGGTAAGTCAAATGGAAAAAACCACCTCATCCACGAACAACCAAACCATAATTCCAGGAAATGACATATAATTACGCTTAGAAATTATGAAAACCAAATAGGATATGGAAATGTAATTTGTATAAGTCATAGTAACTAAAAGTATTCACCTAATCCTATATATGCTGCAATAAGCTGTAAGTTGTTCCAACAAAGAATGCaggttacatatatttgttttcctattgactcatcatgtagtttggtatgaacccaaaaacaaaaatctgatatatttttcaatatttacagCACTAGAACTCTGTCATTTACATAAAGACACCACAAACTAAGAAAGAAAATGTCTCTTACCAAGAATGCCTTCCTTAGGTCATGAAGAACCTTTTCCCTCTCGGCTCATCACATCTAGCTGAAAATCCAACCAGCTCCTCAATCCAGTTGCTTTCGTTTGATATGTATAAAACCCAATCATTCATGTACAGAAATACCTTACAAGCtgagcaaaaatacatatgaaGAATGACTTCTTCATTCAGCCAAAATTCTGGAATTGGACGAAATTTGATAGGTGGTAGCAGAGGTAATAAGCTgtattttgaaaagaagaaaacgaAACTGAGAGAGAGGTTGAGAGTGTTACCGATCGAAATGGACGCACAGAGGGGTGGACTCCTATCACACAAAATGTTTCAAATGGGGATTTGCTTTTGCTAAAACATAAACATAAGGGAAAGATTGGGATTttagcaaaatgaaataaatgggaAATATGGAAAAAGGCGGCTAAACTTCCCGCCAAAGTAGAAATTCATATTTGGGTTTCACTTTCCAATATAAATTTTCGTTTACTTTCtctattttgctttcttttctttctttttctctttttttcttctatccaaatcatatgaacctaagaattaaccatataaaaatttaatattcatatgacaaatattgtaatatacattttctataaaacaatgtccatatatatatatatgttaaataacaatgaaagctatatgtatggaaagtgaaaaatctattttgtccatcttaattaatcaagtgtaaatTAGTAggaaacatatttataatgtgGTTAAGTATCAAAAAAGTTTATGTGcatttgcaattattttatatcatgatCATGAGTTTGAATTAAATAGTATGTAAATAACATCTTTCTTTGtatgataaaaactataataacaTAACCAATGTTCCttgagaaaacaaagaaggatcaaaatcataattattaaacacatattttatatataattatatggcGACATATAGTATCTCAAATAAATtgcggactatatatatatggggtcgtgttctatcaaaaatatttgacaaatatgaTTGACAAATCGCACTAGCAATTACAGGATCATTCAAtatgaaaattgatatattttaaatatattataattttgaaaaataattatttttactatctattttaataaaaataagcgaTTATTTACCATTAGCTAATAACAGTTAAGGATTGCTAATATGTGTCAAACCCCTAATTTGTACACAGTACATTcccctatatacatatagttacttATAAAAACTATGCTATAATACATCTAAGCCCTTAAGATTTGTAATAaggtttgttataatttgatgTTAGAAAAATACACTAAGACCGTGAATGTTAGACGTTTTCCATCAAAATATCTTCcaacaacttataaatataaatttcacaattaatcattaagtgagtaagaatttgtaaattttataattaattattaaaataaaaaatatataatcataaataattattacgtTATGTCGGTAATAATCGTGGCACTAATttacgaaaacaaaaaaatgataagaatattaagtaaaacaaaaagatttgacaaataataatcaattacattaaaagtgtttttgctgGCATAGAACCAATTATTAATTCACAACacgtttattataaattcatagtcaaaagttaagcattcattgaggcacaaaatatatatacatatatatatatatatatatatatatatatatatgtgtatacatataattttgcctgtgaacagttaaaaatacattaaaaattaaaaataggttacttcaaaaataagtataacattaaagttagtgaaaaaagcaaaaaaaaaaaattcgaactagtgcaaaataaagaaaatgcagcTCGCCTCCTCTCGAGTTTaaacaacattaatataaacaagcttttttttttttgtctcattaTGTTTATCCTTGTTATTGAgaacaataaaatgtaaaaaaaaaaaaacagaaaaacaaaattaaaatcatgtaggggagagatggaatcccacaaactatttttcattttgcattttttatccttaatttaattatttaagtttgcATTTTTGTCCTCAAGTTCGTTTAACCTCCTAAACCTTTAAAACATTTCAGTTAAATGTTGTTCTACCATGGAGAGGGCATAGTATCGAATTCAGTCAAAATCCATGTCATAATTATAGGATTATAAAGTAGTGTCATTGCCTACACATAATTGTCATCGCATACATTTATATACTTACACTACAAACATAAAGTAGTGTATCAAAAGGACTGTAAGCTGAGCACTTGTGCCTGTACATGCTTTCCAAAACGACTTGTGATTGCAAATGTCTATAACCATGCATAGTGCCAAAAATTCACctgtgaatgcaaatattttgcatGCTAACTATGTACACTATCTAAAAACTATGTATAGGTGAATTTTAACGCTATGCATATCACAAACAGAAACCATAACATCAAGTCATTGTTGCagtaggtggtggtggtggtggtggcagcGACTGGCTGGGACTTGAAGGATGCTGACTCACATCCAAGAATGCAAAAAGTCTAGCAATGAGTTCTGCCTGTTGATCCACAACTTGTGCAAGTCTTTTTACCTCAACCTTGTAATCTTCAAACTCTATAACCAACTGAGGGGTAGGTTGGTTAAGCAGCCTGCTATAGCTCTTTCTTGGAGCTGGTCCAACACCAGAAATGAATCCAGCATTTCTACCTAGGACTTGTGCACGAATGTCAGCTTTTGTCAAAAAAACCGGTGCACTAGTATCATTAGGAGAAGCATCATCTTGTGTCTGCTGTGTTTGTGCTTCTTGTAGCCGAACCATCTCGTTCTAACAACATGAAAGgtataaaaatatcattataaGATATTACAAGTATGTCAAACCAGTTAAGGAGTGATAAGTAAAACTTACATATCTTGATTCAGctataacattattttttttgtgtcagTGTGTTCTCTTGAAAAACTCAATCTCACTAATTGGTTCATTTGGAGatgactacaaaataaaaagaaagataattttacTTGCATGCTTAAACAAAGGGAAAGTCACCTTCACATTTGGGACTAAACcttctgtatgtatatatatatatatatatgtatatatagacacttatataacattataatcatAATCTCCAACTTCAACTCAACATCCCAATGAATCACCAAGATTCATAGCTTAGAAATAGCTCACAAACAAAGGTAACAACAAATCAATATAATCACATAGAACTATAGCTACAAGGCAGTAGAAATCCAATATCAACAAAGTTGAAGCATAAAAGGTTTGTCAGAATAACAAAGGTAGTAATAGTAAATGTCCTTTTTAGCTGATACTGTTGacatttttgcctttttatcaTGGCAATGAAACTAAATAGTCATTAAAGCCATGGAATTCTAAGCTCAAACCCAATTCTGCTATAGATACAtgacatatattataaactatCAAAGGACCAAAACTAGTAAAAATTCATTAGCATCCAATGACAACCAAATTTCAATAGACATAAGATGCATGAGCAAGAGGTTTATCCTTAAAATTGCTAAGTAAACACTAAGATATCAAAGATATTAATGCAATTAGAAATTTCACTTACCAAGCACTTTATGAACCGACTATTTaccataatatggaaaaataataaagaaaaaataatccattctcaaatatAACTAAAGTAATTGTTGAAGAATGTCAAACCAATGCTGCCCTTGTTGCAATAAACGATCTTGATCCAGCATGATGATTATATAGCCTTTTAGCCCTATTACATTGCCCTGCTCTAGAACgtttctgtatatataaaataaatggtttagaatatgataagatatacacatgaatttaaaaaaagtttgaaacagTTTAAATAGTTCTAAATCACCAAAAATTCTGGACTCTCAAAATGAGCACATAACCACTCCCAATCTTCTTGACATCGTAGTCTTTTTAGTCTAAATTGCAATGGGTCTTTGCCTTGCATGTTACACAGCTTGAAATGATTGTTGCAATAACTCCTATTGTTTTTGTACCTATCATGACAATGCCTCTCAACAATCTCTATCCATTGAGGATCATTCAGATCAATGTCATACCGATCCTTATacacaaaaggaaaataaaaccttgTTAGTTATTATAATACTGATATGGTATATTAATGATATGAGTCTAAGTTTTACTCACAGCAACCTGTTTGtagacaatttttctttcatcatCAAAAGCATATTTCCATCCCTTCAATCTTGGTGAAACAAAGTTACGAACAGCAACGCCAATCTGATTGGCAAAGGGAGAACAATGGTcaccatatgcatgcatatccCCATCACTTACTTGGACGTGAAGTTTAGTATTGGATGCCATTGTTTTAAGAATTTCCAATCCTCGCGTAATGCCAcgtgtatttttcttcattaaacctacaaagtgaaataatgttaattaataatactatgtAATATAGATTCTCAATTTACATAACATATATGATAGATTACCAACATACCAATGGATACAGGTGTATCTTCAGTACTTTCATCTACAGGATCTATAGGAGAATGACCTCTAGACGATGTAATGTTTGAAATTGGTGTTTCCACATACTCTGGACCACTAGGTATTGATGTCTCACTAGGCGTTGGTGTTGTGGAACGATCTGGTGTTTGCATAGGTTGTCGACCTCTAGGGGATGGTGTCTCCATAGGTGATGCAGTCCTTCTAGATGATGCTGTCATCCTCAGAGACCTCCTAGGAACCAAATTCTCTCTTTGTGATGGTGTCCTCCTAGGGACCAAAGACTCTCTTTCTGCTGGGGTCGTCCTAGGAGAGCTCCTAGGGACCACAGTCTCTCTTTGTGCTGGGGTagtcctaggagacctcctaggaaccaaagtctctcttcctggtacatatcttgatctcttaggtggcatatttaaaggaatattttggcaatatttgtttcccctatattaccatcctgaaagcataaaaaataatatcaatactatatctaagggattgatattgtcaataatcttaatcattcaatccttttgttatacgtatatatatatatatacatacatgtatatatgcataaatgaagCAATCACCACTGATCctgtgaaaatgttatagtcccttcttattctatttctcaaacccacatatttatatatatatatatatacatctatatagatggaggatgccatcagtattccaatctccacaaattatgcaccatgcctacacaaggtgatcataaataataattagacaattagttatatatattcaataggagttattctaatttgatttctccattcaattcccaatatgcaataatattatatattgatattcaattACATTTTGCTATGTTATGGGTGTTTATTATTAGACAAGTTACAGAGTCCATtattcaacattcaacaatttagaagttcttaaaagtcccaatccaaaaaaaccaaaatatagtaaaaatctagaaactgtcttatttgtttataggttggaaaaccatatttacttccttacctcaagtttttttcccattttcggttacccttttttttttctttcttttttcttgtctttttctttttttacattttgattcagtatctctcaaaaacaaaaagtctcAACCAATCAAATTACGATGcttgtgtttttttcaaaagcaacagagcagttcaagaaaattccaatccatgaaaactcattacattatgttaagaacataggaaaaaagataaaaatg comes from Ziziphus jujuba cultivar Dongzao chromosome 6, ASM3175591v1 and encodes:
- the LOC132804022 gene encoding uncharacterized protein LOC132804022, with product MEKKWIWCHDKLSDEYTNGVKSFIELAKHHLDEDNRTRCPCRYCRNVYFQDISVVERHLWVKGFSPDYHNWIYHGEALNFQGIEMGFEEDDEAVEHDREEDDNDDMMVALQDAASDMDIDVDAYEGHIGDQDHRNKEFSGLFVEVESKLYPGCTKFSALTFLVRLMHIKALNHWSNKSFSMLLELLKEALPEGTKLPKSYYKAKCTLHALGLGYETIHACKWDCALFWKESAELDKCPICAEPRYKFQSTEGKRIPQKVLRYFPITPRLQRLFTSRHTAIDMRWPKEKRPNTNGVLRHPAYGEAWKHFDEQYPIFAMDPRNVRLGATTDGFNPFSNMSTSYSMWPVMLVPYNLPPWKCMKETFSMMSLLIPGPTTPGKDIDVYLRPMIDELKDLWTNGVTTYDISKKERFTMHVAVLWTIHDFPAYGTLSRWSIKGYKACPTCNEDTSSQALKSKICYMGHRRYLSINHAWRNNRQYDGKPERRLAPRQFLGAEILQQLDRTIDSRPGKHPNNVDKKRKRAACLKTHDSHVLLQQLFPVGIRPYIKKEVCGTIIEMCMFFQKLCARTLSVSDLDMLQEGIILTLCKLERIFPPAFFDIMVHLAVHLPYEAKMAGPIHTRWMYPFER